A region from the Fundidesulfovibrio magnetotacticus genome encodes:
- a CDS encoding glycosyltransferase family 4 protein, with protein sequence MARKLRLIVNALPLTGVNTGIGRYLRCLYEAFQKKHGGDFEIAWFDGRRALPHMPPPGSGVSGRSRLAKLLWKLPPLAGLAVRLAVHARREAAFRRAARGFDLYHEAAFFPFAAPRGVRTVFTVHDLSLIRHPEHHPRERVLYFELFFRRRLEKVSRFLAVSEFTRREMADVLAIPPGRVDITHNAIDPQRFRPSPGASRVPGLDPGEPYFLFLGTNDPRKNPHVIPKALARSGLKTPLVLAGWSGWSGEEKAAGRVIELGYVPDEALPGLYSDALALVYPSVYEGFGLPVLEAMACGCPVITSGLSSLPEVGGEACLYLDDPSDPEAMAHAMRRLAGDAALRGALRARGLEQARRFSWSASADVAARAFRHALDEPR encoded by the coding sequence GTGGCGCGCAAACTCCGGCTCATCGTTAACGCCTTGCCCCTCACGGGGGTTAACACCGGCATCGGGCGCTACCTGCGTTGCCTCTACGAGGCCTTCCAGAAAAAACACGGCGGGGACTTCGAGATCGCCTGGTTCGACGGCCGCCGCGCCCTGCCCCACATGCCCCCGCCCGGGTCGGGCGTGTCCGGCCGCTCGCGCCTGGCCAAGCTCCTGTGGAAGCTGCCGCCCCTGGCGGGCCTGGCCGTGCGCCTGGCCGTGCACGCCCGGCGCGAGGCCGCCTTCCGCCGCGCGGCCAGGGGGTTCGACCTCTACCACGAGGCAGCCTTCTTTCCCTTCGCCGCGCCCCGTGGCGTTCGCACCGTGTTCACCGTGCACGATCTCTCGCTCATCCGGCATCCGGAGCACCACCCGCGCGAACGCGTGCTTTATTTCGAGCTGTTTTTCCGCCGCCGCCTGGAGAAGGTGTCGCGCTTCCTGGCCGTTTCGGAGTTCACCCGCCGCGAGATGGCCGACGTGCTCGCCATCCCGCCCGGACGCGTGGACATCACCCACAACGCCATCGACCCGCAGCGCTTCCGCCCCTCTCCCGGGGCCTCCCGCGTGCCGGGTCTGGACCCCGGCGAGCCCTACTTCCTCTTCCTGGGCACCAACGACCCCCGCAAAAACCCCCATGTGATCCCCAAGGCCCTTGCCCGCAGCGGCCTGAAGACGCCCCTGGTTCTGGCAGGGTGGAGCGGCTGGTCCGGGGAGGAGAAGGCGGCCGGACGGGTGATCGAACTGGGCTATGTGCCCGACGAGGCCCTGCCCGGGCTCTACTCCGACGCCCTGGCCCTGGTCTATCCCAGCGTCTACGAGGGCTTCGGCCTGCCCGTGCTGGAGGCCATGGCCTGCGGCTGCCCGGTGATCACCTCGGGGCTCTCCAGCCTGCCCGAGGTGGGGGGCGAGGCCTGCCTCTACCTGGACGACCCTTCGGACCCGGAAGCCATGGCCCACGCCATGCGCCGCCTGGCCGGGGATGCAGCGCTGCGCGGGGCCCTGCGCGCGCGGGGCCTGGAGCAGGCCCGGCGCTTCTCCTGGTCCGCCTCGGCCGAC